Proteins from a single region of Acidobacteriota bacterium:
- a CDS encoding ABC transporter permease, whose translation MRSAVWLICRQEFTLNRRNRWVLSFALLFAVLTLVLAYFGMVTSGYAGFQDFTRTAASIVNLGGFLIPLFAMLLGVFSFITNHGYFEILITQPVPRWKVLLGRYLGLLLTIVGASLLGFGLPGAVIALAIGVAGAQSYLAVVAYSILLAMVFTGLSVLISLIAQRRQIALGLALGTWVFFELVYGMLMLGTTLYLSPAVLKTVLPLGLMGNPVDIVRVLSLLQVGGDHLYGPAGATLMKLTGSSVATTGIGLLGLLVWVVVPLVLSMRILSRQNL comes from the coding sequence ATGAGGTCTGCGGTGTGGCTGATCTGCCGGCAGGAGTTCACGCTGAACCGCCGGAATCGCTGGGTCCTGTCGTTCGCGCTACTGTTCGCGGTGTTGACGCTGGTGCTGGCGTATTTCGGTATGGTCACGTCGGGCTACGCCGGGTTCCAGGACTTCACGCGCACGGCCGCGAGCATCGTCAACCTCGGCGGTTTCCTGATCCCACTGTTCGCGATGCTGCTGGGGGTGTTCAGCTTTATCACCAACCATGGCTACTTCGAGATCCTCATCACGCAGCCGGTGCCGCGCTGGAAGGTTCTGCTCGGCCGATACCTCGGCTTGCTGCTGACGATCGTCGGCGCCTCGCTACTCGGCTTCGGCTTGCCCGGCGCGGTGATCGCCCTGGCGATCGGCGTCGCAGGGGCGCAGAGCTACCTGGCGGTCGTGGCCTACTCGATCTTGCTGGCGATGGTGTTCACCGGCCTTTCGGTGTTGATCTCCCTGATCGCGCAGCGACGGCAGATCGCCCTGGGCCTCGCGCTCGGCACGTGGGTCTTCTTTGAACTGGTCTACGGCATGCTGATGCTGGGAACGACACTGTACCTGTCGCCGGCGGTGCTCAAGACCGTGTTGCCGCTGGGCTTGATGGGCAATCCGGTGGACATCGTGCGCGTGCTCTCGCTGCTGCAGGTCGGCGGCGACCACCTCTACGGCCCGGCGGGGGCGACCCTGATGAAGCTGACCGGGTCGAGCGTGGCGACCACGGGAATCGGCCTGCTCGGGCTGCTGGTCTGGGTCGTCGTTCCGCTGGTCCTTTCGATGCGGATCCTCTCGCGCCAGAACCTCTGA
- a CDS encoding ABC transporter ATP-binding protein, protein MIHFERFEKRYGKFLAVQPLDLHVRRGETLALLGPNGSGKTTILRSIVGLHRPSAGRILIDGLDVVRDPDGVKQRLSYAPQRVTLPDMLTAREIASMFGRLRDVPETRIDEVLELFGLSDEADRRTREFSGGMLQRLGLAIALLKDVPLLVLDEPTVNLDLIGVDRLHRMIDEARSRGTTVVFSSHLVQSAMQLADRVAVLVDGRCVQLEEAPVFRAAVAQQTLVRVVLDHASDAMVEASRIAGADSAQRNGTQLSFTASPERRLEIIRAIEAAGAVVAEIHTEVPDWEALIRRHFATDEETST, encoded by the coding sequence ATGATTCACTTCGAGCGCTTCGAAAAACGCTACGGAAAGTTCCTTGCCGTCCAACCGCTCGACCTGCATGTTCGACGCGGTGAGACGCTGGCGCTGTTGGGTCCCAACGGAAGTGGCAAGACTACGATCCTGCGATCGATCGTCGGCCTGCACCGCCCAAGCGCGGGACGCATCCTAATCGACGGTCTCGACGTTGTACGTGATCCCGACGGTGTCAAACAGCGCTTGTCATACGCGCCGCAACGGGTGACGCTGCCCGACATGTTGACCGCACGCGAGATCGCGTCGATGTTCGGGCGGCTGCGGGACGTGCCGGAGACGCGGATCGACGAGGTACTGGAGCTGTTCGGCCTCAGCGACGAAGCGGATCGGCGAACCCGCGAGTTCTCCGGCGGCATGCTACAGCGCCTCGGCCTCGCGATCGCGCTGTTGAAGGACGTGCCGTTGCTCGTACTCGACGAACCGACGGTCAACCTCGACCTGATCGGGGTCGACCGCCTGCACCGGATGATCGACGAGGCGCGATCGAGGGGCACGACGGTGGTGTTCTCGTCGCACCTGGTGCAAAGCGCGATGCAACTGGCCGACCGTGTGGCGGTGTTGGTGGACGGCCGCTGCGTCCAGCTCGAGGAGGCACCGGTGTTTCGCGCGGCGGTGGCCCAACAGACGCTGGTGCGCGTGGTGCTCGACCACGCGTCGGACGCGATGGTCGAGGCTAGCCGCATCGCCGGTGCGGATTCTGCCCAGCGAAACGGTACGCAACTGTCGTTCACCGCCTCGCCGGAACGCCGACTGGAGATCATCCGCGCGATCGAGGCCGCGGGTGCGGTCGTCGCCGAGATCCACACCGAGGTGCCCGACTGGGAGGCGTTGATCCGCCGTCACTTCGCGACCGACGAAGAGACGTCAACGTGA
- the nosD gene encoding nitrous oxide reductase family maturation protein NosD encodes MDFTELVRRTLRGTLVLCAALSFAVASAAIHHVAQGESITETLQRAEPGDIVRLIGHEYHENVVIDVPVTLVGVRMPVIRGDYQGNVVHIRAPGTEIRGVHVSEAGSRLTKDMACILIEADDVTVRDSRVSESLHGIYVKGGNNVLIAGNRIEGRTDLIEADRGNGIHLWNSTGNRIVDNEIFNARDGIYFSFASKTEINRNHVHDVRYGLHYMYSNENTFSDNLFEHNVAGAALMYSEDILFARNVFARCRGYRAYGILMQSMSRVTAKSNLILDNSRGLFLNNADSNVFERNDIVDNDLAIQLNGGCDGNLFARNNFLDNLSELLLDVSDRETRWADDDAGNHWSRYRGYDLDGDGVGDVPFGVQNVFQVLESKVPEVRFYLLSPASEMLRAAERALPILRLGDVEDPRPLMRAADNSEVPWELAGHFAGTPSPGWAAAYVLGAVGPLGLLVFFSRPRQRRPGTR; translated from the coding sequence GTGGATTTCACGGAACTTGTGCGTCGAACGTTGAGGGGCACCCTTGTGCTGTGCGCCGCCCTTTCGTTCGCGGTGGCGTCGGCAGCGATCCACCATGTCGCCCAGGGCGAGTCGATCACGGAAACGCTGCAACGGGCCGAACCCGGCGACATCGTGCGCCTGATCGGCCATGAATACCATGAAAACGTCGTCATCGACGTCCCTGTTACGCTGGTCGGCGTACGCATGCCGGTGATTCGCGGCGATTACCAGGGCAACGTCGTGCACATCCGCGCGCCGGGTACCGAGATTCGCGGCGTGCACGTCAGCGAGGCCGGCTCGCGGCTGACCAAGGACATGGCGTGCATTCTGATCGAGGCCGATGACGTGACGGTCCGCGATAGCCGGGTCTCGGAGTCGCTGCACGGCATCTACGTCAAGGGCGGCAACAACGTCCTGATCGCCGGCAACCGCATCGAGGGTCGGACCGACCTGATCGAGGCCGACCGCGGCAACGGGATCCATCTCTGGAACTCGACGGGCAACCGCATCGTGGACAACGAAATCTTCAATGCGCGAGACGGGATCTACTTTTCGTTTGCGAGCAAGACGGAGATCAACCGCAACCATGTCCACGACGTACGCTACGGACTGCACTACATGTACTCCAACGAGAACACGTTCAGCGACAATCTGTTCGAACACAACGTCGCCGGTGCGGCACTGATGTATTCGGAGGACATCCTGTTTGCGCGCAATGTCTTCGCGCGCTGCCGGGGGTACCGCGCCTACGGAATCCTGATGCAGTCGATGAGCCGCGTGACGGCAAAGTCCAACCTGATCCTGGACAACAGCCGCGGACTCTTCCTCAACAACGCCGACAGCAACGTGTTCGAGCGCAACGACATCGTGGACAACGACCTGGCCATCCAACTCAACGGCGGGTGCGACGGTAACCTCTTTGCGCGCAACAACTTCCTCGATAATCTCAGCGAGTTGCTGCTGGACGTCAGCGACCGCGAGACGCGATGGGCCGACGACGATGCGGGCAATCACTGGAGCCGCTACCGGGGCTACGACCTCGACGGCGACGGCGTCGGCGATGTCCCGTTCGGCGTGCAGAACGTGTTTCAGGTACTGGAGTCGAAGGTCCCGGAGGTCCGCTTCTACCTGTTGAGCCCGGCGTCCGAGATGCTTCGCGCGGCCGAACGCGCGCTGCCGATCCTGCGACTGGGTGACGTCGAGGATCCCAGGCCGCTGATGCGTGCGGCCGACAACAGCGAGGTGCCCTGGGAACTCGCCGGGCATTTCGCCGGCACGCCAAGTCCGGGATGGGCCGCGGCCTACGTCCTCGGCGCCGTGGGGCCGCTCGGGTTGCTGGTATTCTTCAGCCGTCCGCGACAGCGGCGGCCGGGCACCCGATGA
- a CDS encoding outer membrane beta-barrel protein, translated as MHTKKVWIGLCVVLVIALTGVPNAMAEDDNWLLRTRLLFIAPNDDADGVLESVSTEVDADVTIEVDASYFFTPNWSVEAILATAAQEVTADLGGGRVSLGSVYHAPATVLGQYHFNTDGKYSPYVGAGLNYTIFYSESGTLADLDLDSGSFGLAAQAGIDCTIGEGKVFNFDVKYINIEADVSDPDTVLVGGSLGMVEVNPLVVGVGFGFRF; from the coding sequence ATGCATACGAAGAAAGTCTGGATCGGACTGTGTGTCGTCTTGGTAATCGCCCTGACCGGTGTACCCAACGCGATGGCGGAGGACGACAACTGGCTCCTGCGAACGCGACTTCTGTTCATCGCCCCTAACGACGATGCCGACGGAGTGCTCGAGAGCGTGAGCACCGAAGTCGACGCCGACGTGACGATCGAGGTCGACGCTAGCTACTTCTTCACCCCCAACTGGTCGGTCGAGGCCATCCTGGCGACGGCCGCGCAGGAGGTCACGGCTGATCTCGGCGGCGGCCGTGTCAGCCTTGGCAGCGTGTACCACGCCCCGGCCACGGTGCTCGGCCAGTATCATTTCAACACCGACGGCAAGTACAGCCCGTACGTCGGTGCGGGCCTGAACTACACGATCTTCTACTCCGAGTCGGGCACGCTGGCGGATCTCGATCTGGACTCCGGCAGCTTCGGTCTGGCGGCCCAGGCCGGCATCGACTGCACGATCGGCGAGGGGAAGGTCTTCAACTTCGATGTGAAGTACATCAACATCGAGGCCGATGTCAGCGACCCCGACACTGTGCTGGTCGGCGGGAGCCTCGGCATGGTCGAGGTCAATCCGCTGGTCGTCGGTGTCGGCTTCGGTTTCCGTTTCTAG